In one window of Paraflavitalea soli DNA:
- a CDS encoding MBL fold metallo-hydrolase RNA specificity domain-containing protein yields MKIAFHGAARTVTGSKHLLSLNNGKKYLLDCGMFQGMGHETDALNSTWGFDPREVTHLILSHAHIDHSGLIPKLVKDGFNGKIFSTPATKDLSALLLEDSAGIQENDVKYANKKRAAEGQPYIEPLYTKEHAWAAMDLFVTVDYGDWYTIDENVEVMYTDAGHIIGSAAVHLRIKENGKTTRLTFSGDVGRYRDVILKSPANFSQADYILLESTYGNSLHDEQTTTPDQLLQWIEKTCLQKKGKLIMPAFSVGRTQELLYALNQLELERRLPKLDYFVDSPLSIEVTELLKKFPQYFNKHIQQVLRTDSDPFAFTGLKYVKTVEQSKLLNFRNDPCVIISASGMAEAGRVKHHISNNIENSRNTILLTGYCEPMSLGGRLMSGAKEVGIFGVRHEVNAEIGAIRSMSAHGDYEDLSQFLAGQDPKLVRKLFLVHGEYEVQQAFKQRLIRKGFLDVEIPERHSEIGLG; encoded by the coding sequence ATGAAGATTGCATTCCATGGCGCTGCCCGTACCGTTACCGGTTCCAAACACCTGTTGTCTTTAAATAATGGAAAAAAATACCTCCTCGATTGTGGTATGTTCCAGGGTATGGGCCACGAAACCGATGCCCTCAACAGTACCTGGGGTTTTGATCCCAGGGAAGTTACCCACCTCATTTTATCCCATGCCCACATAGACCATAGCGGGTTGATCCCCAAACTGGTCAAGGATGGCTTTAATGGAAAAATATTCTCCACACCCGCTACCAAAGATTTGTCAGCCCTCCTGCTCGAAGATTCTGCAGGCATACAGGAAAACGATGTTAAATATGCCAATAAGAAAAGAGCCGCCGAAGGACAGCCCTATATAGAACCACTCTATACCAAAGAACATGCCTGGGCTGCAATGGACCTTTTTGTGACTGTGGATTATGGCGATTGGTATACCATTGATGAAAATGTGGAGGTGATGTATACCGATGCGGGCCATATCATTGGCAGTGCTGCCGTGCACCTCCGCATTAAGGAAAACGGGAAAACCACCCGCCTTACTTTCAGTGGCGATGTAGGCCGCTACCGCGATGTGATATTGAAATCTCCCGCCAATTTTTCACAGGCAGATTATATCCTGCTCGAATCCACCTATGGCAATAGCCTTCATGATGAACAAACTACTACCCCCGATCAGCTATTGCAATGGATCGAGAAAACCTGCCTGCAAAAGAAAGGCAAGCTCATCATGCCTGCCTTTAGCGTGGGAAGGACCCAGGAACTCCTGTATGCATTAAACCAGTTGGAGCTGGAGCGTCGTTTGCCTAAGCTGGATTATTTTGTAGATAGCCCACTCAGTATTGAGGTCACCGAGTTGTTAAAGAAATTCCCTCAATACTTCAATAAGCATATTCAACAGGTATTGCGCACAGATAGTGATCCTTTTGCTTTCACCGGCCTGAAGTATGTAAAAACAGTGGAACAATCCAAGCTGCTCAACTTCCGCAATGATCCTTGCGTCATCATCTCCGCCAGCGGTATGGCCGAAGCAGGCAGGGTCAAGCACCACATCAGCAACAATATTGAGAATAGCCGCAATACCATTTTGCTGACTGGTTATTGTGAGCCTATGTCCCTTGGCGGCAGACTTATGTCAGGGGCAAAAGAGGTAGGTATCTTTGGCGTACGTCATGAAGTGAATGCCGAAATAGGCGCTATCCGCAGCATGAGTGCCCATGGCGATTATGAAGACCTGAGCCAGTTCCTCGCCGGCCAGGATCCTAAGCTCGTCAGGAAATTATTCCTCGTACACGGAGAATATGAAGTACAGCAGGCATTCAAACAAAGATTAATTAGAAAAGGATTTCTGGATGTAGAGATTCCCGAACGCCATAGTGAGATCGGGTTGGGTTAG
- a CDS encoding DUF4442 domain-containing protein — protein sequence MPSTAQTFIQLMKHPVKSRMFLLAKLPAAFFSGVRIREVSEAKCAVTVPYKWFSQNPFRSTYFACLAMAAELSTGALAMIQVYKRTPAVSMLIVKMEASYFKKATGITTFTCADGMALKATVERAIATGEAQSLVTRSSGVNDQGESVAELLFTWSFKTKK from the coding sequence ATGCCGTCTACCGCCCAAACGTTTATACAACTCATGAAGCATCCTGTGAAAAGCAGGATGTTCTTATTGGCTAAGCTGCCTGCAGCCTTTTTTTCAGGCGTACGCATCAGGGAAGTGAGCGAAGCGAAGTGTGCGGTAACAGTACCGTATAAATGGTTTTCACAGAATCCTTTTCGTTCCACCTACTTTGCCTGCCTGGCCATGGCTGCCGAACTGTCTACCGGCGCCCTGGCAATGATACAGGTGTATAAACGCACACCCGCTGTTTCTATGCTCATCGTTAAGATGGAAGCCAGCTACTTCAAAAAAGCTACTGGCATTACTACCTTTACCTGTGCTGATGGAATGGCATTAAAAGCAACCGTTGAAAGAGCCATCGCCACCGGCGAAGCTCAATCCCTCGTTACCCGTTCATCCGGCGTTAATGACCAGGGAGAATCCGTAGCTGAACTTTTATTTACATGGTCCTTTAAAACTAAAAAATGA
- a CDS encoding C1 family peptidase, whose translation MPIRMTDDPQDQQDSSNDSGGGGGRSNFPGGGGGGGLLGLLPLLLGLFKGKGILFLLVIGVGAYFLLGRGGGGCNLSQVAQLATGGFLDPRQFEKASIYEPLAEDDNKNPLPESANLQKFAPAVGNQGQQGSCVAWSSAYGARTVLEAARTNEPGDNLRFSPAFLYNQIGLQGCQGSYIIRAMEYMTKQGAVAYDKFPYSDQDCTRPPSQQLIQEAAQYKMRGFNRLSQGDRTDVIDIRAIRENLSQGAPVVIGMMVGPSFMQPMQGRDLWEPEQGDQSMMGFGGHAMCVVGYDDRKYGGAFLLMNSWGPEWGNNGFAWVRYGDFRTFVREAYGLEPMAKMGAAANQPFECEIGLVPVAEENGKMVPKGYVPLRLTGNNVFETTAPLQPGSRFKIEVKNSTECYIYVFGKETDGTSYTLFPYPSKDDPKKTKYAPFCGITGYRLFPKDKSMTPDSIGKRDIMAVVVSKEPLDWYALNEQISRNPQSDYATRLNTALSGRIVRNVRFDNTDKGTMHFNAGGDENKVVATIVEITK comes from the coding sequence ATGCCTATACGTATGACCGATGATCCACAGGATCAACAAGATAGTAGTAATGACAGCGGCGGCGGTGGCGGCCGTTCCAATTTCCCCGGTGGGGGAGGAGGGGGTGGCCTGTTGGGGCTCTTACCCCTGCTCCTGGGCCTTTTCAAAGGCAAGGGTATTTTGTTTTTACTCGTCATCGGTGTAGGCGCTTACTTCCTCCTGGGAAGAGGCGGCGGTGGCTGCAACCTGAGCCAGGTGGCACAATTGGCTACCGGTGGATTCCTGGATCCCCGCCAGTTTGAAAAGGCAAGTATCTATGAACCCCTCGCAGAAGACGATAACAAAAATCCCCTTCCGGAAAGCGCCAACCTGCAAAAGTTTGCGCCCGCTGTAGGTAACCAGGGTCAGCAGGGTAGTTGCGTAGCCTGGAGCAGTGCCTATGGCGCCCGTACCGTACTGGAAGCAGCCCGTACCAACGAACCGGGCGACAACCTGCGCTTTAGCCCTGCTTTCCTTTACAATCAGATCGGTCTCCAGGGCTGTCAGGGTTCCTATATCATCAGGGCCATGGAATACATGACCAAACAAGGTGCTGTAGCGTACGATAAATTTCCTTATTCCGACCAGGATTGCACCCGGCCACCCAGCCAGCAGTTGATCCAGGAAGCAGCCCAGTATAAAATGCGCGGCTTTAACCGCCTTTCCCAGGGCGATCGTACAGATGTTATTGATATACGGGCTATCCGGGAAAATCTTTCCCAGGGAGCCCCTGTGGTGATCGGTATGATGGTAGGGCCCAGCTTTATGCAACCCATGCAGGGCAGGGACCTTTGGGAGCCCGAACAAGGTGACCAATCCATGATGGGCTTTGGTGGCCACGCCATGTGCGTGGTAGGATACGATGACCGTAAATATGGTGGCGCCTTTCTCCTGATGAACAGCTGGGGTCCCGAATGGGGCAACAACGGATTCGCCTGGGTACGTTACGGCGACTTCAGAACTTTTGTACGCGAAGCATATGGATTGGAGCCCATGGCTAAAATGGGCGCTGCCGCCAACCAGCCTTTTGAATGTGAGATCGGGCTGGTGCCTGTAGCAGAAGAAAATGGGAAGATGGTGCCCAAAGGGTATGTTCCCCTCAGGCTCACTGGTAATAATGTTTTTGAAACCACTGCTCCCTTACAGCCAGGCAGCCGTTTTAAGATAGAAGTAAAAAACAGCACCGAGTGCTATATTTATGTATTCGGCAAAGAAACCGATGGCACCAGCTACACCTTATTTCCCTATCCAAGCAAAGACGATCCGAAGAAAACAAAATACGCACCTTTCTGTGGCATCACCGGCTATCGGCTTTTTCCAAAAGATAAAAGCATGACACCCGATAGCATTGGCAAACGTGATATCATGGCCGTGGTGGTGAGCAAAGAACCCCTCGATTGGTATGCGCTCAACGAACAGATCAGCCGCAATCCACAATCAGATTATGCCACCCGGTTAAATACCGCTTTGTCCGGCCGCATCGTCCGGAATGTACGTTTCGACAACACCGACAAAGGTACCATGCACTTCAATGCAGGCGGCGATGAGAACAAAGTAGTCGCTACCATTGTTGAAATAACCAAGTGA